One stretch of Jiangella gansuensis DSM 44835 DNA includes these proteins:
- a CDS encoding SRPBCC family protein, giving the protein MKVTGSAVLHAPPEQVWRALNDPAVLVRTIPGCQRLEEDGPDRYRMTVTAGVGTIKGTYAGNVSLHDQQEPASFVLTASGAGAPGTVSADVLVRLSGDDDGATRLDYDADAVVGGMIGGVGQRMLAGVAKKTAGEFFAAVDDILTGRAAEAVPAPAGPVDAAGRAAMPAVYRDAEPGRVPRQDGFVRGVLVGAAVALAGVAVGGWLAGRSRGGVAG; this is encoded by the coding sequence ATGAAGGTGACCGGTTCCGCAGTCCTGCATGCTCCGCCGGAGCAGGTGTGGCGTGCGCTCAACGACCCCGCGGTCCTGGTGCGCACCATCCCCGGCTGCCAGCGGCTGGAGGAGGACGGCCCGGACCGCTACCGGATGACGGTCACCGCAGGCGTCGGCACCATCAAGGGCACCTACGCCGGCAACGTGTCCCTGCACGACCAACAGGAGCCGGCATCGTTCGTCCTGACGGCATCCGGCGCCGGCGCGCCCGGGACGGTGAGCGCGGACGTCCTGGTCCGGCTGAGCGGCGACGACGACGGCGCCACCCGCCTGGACTACGACGCCGACGCCGTCGTGGGCGGCATGATCGGCGGCGTCGGGCAGCGCATGCTGGCCGGGGTGGCGAAGAAGACGGCCGGGGAGTTCTTCGCCGCCGTCGACGACATCCTGACCGGCCGTGCCGCAGAGGCGGTGCCGGCGCCGGCCGGTCCGGTCGACGCGGCTGGTCGCGCCGCGATGCCCGCCGTCTACCGCGACGCCGAACCGGGACGCGTCCCGCGGCAGGACGGGTTCGTCCGCGGCGTGCTCGTCGGAGCCGCGGTCGCACTCGCCGGCGTCGCCGTCGGCGGCTGGCTGGCCGGCCGAAGCCGTGGAGGCGTTGCTGGCTAA
- a CDS encoding type II toxin-antitoxin system Phd/YefM family antitoxin: protein MGESAVVQYNIHEAKTQLSRIIERVERGEQVVISRAGVPVAKVVPLPANARRRQRGSLAGRIQLADDWDSDELNDSIAAGFGLRP from the coding sequence ATGGGCGAGTCGGCAGTGGTGCAGTACAACATCCATGAGGCGAAGACCCAGCTGTCGCGGATCATCGAACGGGTCGAGCGGGGTGAGCAGGTGGTCATCAGCCGTGCCGGAGTCCCGGTGGCGAAGGTCGTGCCCCTGCCGGCCAACGCGCGGCGGCGGCAGCGCGGCTCGTTGGCCGGTCGGATACAGCTGGCCGACGACTGGGACTCCGACGAGCTCAATGACTCGATCGCCGCCGGCTTCGGGCTGCGGCCGTGA
- a CDS encoding type II toxin-antitoxin system VapC family toxin — protein MTTRARYLLDTHVVLWWLADDPTLADDLKAMIDEEREVYVSAVTGWEVAIKQRIGKLTSPVDLAGEIRDSDLHQLPVTFEHVVEVGRLPSHHRDPFDRMLVAQARAERLKLVTRETAIHGYDVPVLKA, from the coding sequence GTGACCACCCGGGCCAGGTATCTGCTCGACACCCACGTGGTGCTGTGGTGGCTCGCGGACGACCCGACGCTCGCCGACGACCTCAAAGCGATGATCGACGAGGAGCGCGAGGTCTACGTGAGCGCGGTCACCGGGTGGGAAGTCGCGATCAAGCAGCGCATCGGCAAGCTGACGTCCCCGGTCGATCTCGCTGGAGAGATCCGCGACAGCGACCTGCACCAGCTGCCCGTCACGTTCGAGCACGTGGTCGAGGTGGGACGGCTTCCGTCACACCACCGCGACCCGTTCGACCGGATGCTGGTGGCACAGGCGCGGGCGGAACGGCTGAAGCTGGTGACTCGCGAAACCGCCATCCACGGCTACGACGTGCCCGTTCTCAAGGCCTAG
- a CDS encoding type II toxin-antitoxin system Phd/YefM family antitoxin yields MTPVVNVHEAKTNFSKLLEQAHAGQEIIVAKAGKPYARLMPLASEPASRRPGRLAGRVGNEFFEPLPAEELDAWGQG; encoded by the coding sequence GTGACCCCGGTCGTGAATGTTCATGAGGCCAAGACCAACTTCTCCAAGCTGTTGGAGCAGGCGCATGCTGGCCAGGAGATCATCGTTGCCAAGGCCGGCAAGCCTTACGCCCGTCTCATGCCGCTCGCATCGGAGCCCGCGAGCCGTCGGCCCGGGCGGCTCGCAGGGCGGGTGGGCAACGAGTTCTTCGAACCGCTCCCCGCCGAAGAGCTTGATGCCTGGGGTCAGGGCTGA
- a CDS encoding type II toxin-antitoxin system VapC family toxin yields MQLLLDTHTLLWWFTDDDRLSLEARAAIADEANEVFVSAASAWEIATKQRLGKLADVPQAATRYVELVAADGFVHLPVTHVHSLRAGGYEVAHRDPFDRMLAAQGELEGMLLVTLDDAFEQFEVATLW; encoded by the coding sequence ATGCAGCTGCTGCTCGACACCCACACACTGCTCTGGTGGTTCACCGACGACGACAGGCTGTCGCTCGAGGCTCGCGCCGCGATCGCCGACGAGGCGAATGAGGTGTTCGTCAGCGCGGCGTCGGCGTGGGAGATCGCCACGAAGCAGCGGCTGGGCAAGCTCGCCGACGTGCCGCAGGCGGCGACACGCTACGTTGAGCTGGTGGCGGCCGACGGCTTTGTCCACCTACCGGTCACGCACGTGCACAGTCTTCGCGCAGGCGGGTACGAGGTTGCCCATCGAGACCCGTTCGATCGCATGCTGGCCGCTCAGGGCGAGCTCGAGGGCATGCTGTTGGTGACCCTTGACGACGCGTTCGAGCAGTTCGAGGTCGCCACCTTGTGGTAA
- a CDS encoding carbon-nitrogen hydrolase family protein, translated as MRSFTAAAVQVRPRAELLTAESIKANTEHAIDYVERCVADTGAELVVLPESVTTGFTPGGLDPARLWDLVDVIPGPLAEPFQDAARRLGVHLVWGTYERGPDRGVVYNSALLAGPDGEIRGVYRKTHPFCTELASQGGWVTPGADPCVVDTELGRIGMMICFDGDFPELSRITAVRGAEVIVRPSALLRSADLWELTNRARAYDNHVFVVGANCTGTDPAGVMYFGNSMIVTPVAEVVARAATHECWVSAWLDPDAALRSLTPGSSIVQRFDHLADRNLELISRYAEDLAAPARTTFPHA; from the coding sequence ATGCGGAGCTTCACTGCGGCGGCCGTGCAGGTGCGGCCTCGGGCCGAGCTGCTGACCGCCGAGAGCATCAAGGCGAACACGGAGCACGCCATCGACTACGTGGAGCGCTGCGTCGCCGACACCGGCGCGGAGCTGGTGGTGCTGCCCGAGTCCGTCACCACCGGGTTCACCCCCGGCGGCCTCGACCCCGCGCGCCTGTGGGACCTCGTCGACGTCATCCCCGGGCCGCTGGCCGAGCCGTTCCAGGATGCGGCCCGGCGCCTGGGCGTGCACCTGGTGTGGGGAACCTACGAGCGCGGCCCCGACCGCGGAGTCGTCTACAACTCCGCCCTGCTGGCCGGCCCGGACGGCGAGATCCGCGGCGTCTACCGCAAGACACATCCGTTCTGCACCGAGCTGGCGTCGCAGGGCGGCTGGGTGACACCCGGCGCCGACCCGTGCGTCGTCGACACCGAGCTCGGCCGCATCGGCATGATGATCTGCTTCGACGGCGACTTCCCCGAGCTGTCGCGTATCACCGCGGTGCGCGGCGCCGAGGTGATCGTGCGGCCGTCGGCACTGCTGCGCTCGGCCGACCTGTGGGAGCTCACCAACCGGGCCCGTGCGTACGACAACCACGTCTTCGTCGTGGGCGCCAACTGCACCGGCACCGACCCGGCCGGCGTGATGTACTTCGGCAACTCGATGATCGTGACCCCGGTGGCCGAGGTGGTGGCGCGGGCGGCCACCCACGAGTGCTGGGTGTCCGCGTGGCTCGACCCGGACGCGGCGCTGCGCTCGCTGACGCCCGGGTCCAGCATCGTGCAGCGTTTCGACCACCTCGCCGACCGCAACCTCGAGCTGATCAGCCGCTACGCCGAGGACCTCGCCGCCCCCGCCCGGACCACGTTCCCGCACGCCTGA
- a CDS encoding CopG family transcriptional regulator, with protein MNRTNIYLTEQQTEALDRLAAQEGTSRAKVIRRLLDRALAGDDDDLATDLAAIDSSFGAYRDVDVISRGSSGREEHLAGLWGRTT; from the coding sequence ATGAACCGGACCAACATTTACCTCACTGAGCAGCAGACGGAGGCGCTCGACCGCTTGGCCGCTCAGGAAGGCACGTCGCGAGCGAAGGTCATCCGCCGCCTGCTCGATCGTGCATTGGCCGGCGATGACGATGACCTTGCCACCGACCTCGCGGCCATCGACTCCTCTTTCGGTGCATATCGCGACGTCGACGTCATCTCCCGGGGGTCAAGCGGGCGTGAGGAGCACCTGGCCGGGCTCTGGGGCCGCACCACGTGA
- a CDS encoding MerR family transcriptional regulator encodes MDELMPIGRFSRLCWLSIKALRVYDESGLLHPAYVDPASGYRYYRPEQAATARVIATLRSLDMPLVSIKEVLAESDPDGVRDLLDSYRMVLEQRIDRHRHMLHRVETFIRKGAVMAYEITTREIAPADVIGATFTTSPDALSDTSSNAYHQLYAALAAAGASPAGPPRMVYLDLADDAWTIEASVPVAGLPASADLPSGLTLHRHDGGRAAVTRHVGPYDELGLAYREVESWIGARGLTTAAPPYDVYINNPAEVTDPGKLETEIVWPVR; translated from the coding sequence ATGGACGAGCTGATGCCGATCGGCCGGTTCTCCCGGCTGTGCTGGCTGAGCATCAAGGCCCTGCGCGTCTACGACGAGTCGGGCCTGCTGCATCCGGCGTACGTGGACCCCGCCTCGGGTTACCGGTACTACCGGCCCGAGCAGGCGGCCACGGCTCGCGTCATCGCCACCCTGCGCTCGCTCGACATGCCGTTGGTGTCGATCAAGGAGGTGCTGGCCGAATCCGACCCGGACGGCGTCCGCGACCTCCTCGACTCCTACCGAATGGTGCTCGAGCAGCGCATCGACCGTCATCGGCACATGCTCCACCGTGTCGAGACCTTCATCCGGAAGGGAGCCGTCATGGCCTACGAGATCACCACCCGCGAGATCGCACCCGCCGACGTCATCGGAGCGACGTTCACCACATCACCCGATGCCCTCAGCGACACCAGCAGCAACGCCTACCACCAGCTCTACGCTGCGCTGGCCGCGGCCGGAGCCAGCCCGGCCGGCCCGCCGCGCATGGTGTACCTGGACCTCGCCGACGACGCCTGGACCATCGAGGCGTCCGTGCCGGTGGCCGGGTTGCCGGCATCGGCGGACCTGCCCTCGGGCCTGACCCTGCACCGTCACGACGGCGGCCGCGCGGCCGTCACCCGTCATGTCGGCCCGTACGACGAGCTGGGCCTGGCCTACCGCGAGGTGGAGTCCTGGATCGGCGCCCGCGGGCTCACCACCGCCGCCCCGCCGTACGACGTCTACATCAACAACCCGGCCGAGGTGACCGACCCCGGCAAGCTCGAGACCGAGATCGTCTGGCCGGTGCGGTAA
- a CDS encoding SDR family NAD(P)-dependent oxidoreductase: MLLENRTAIVYGGGGAVGGAVARAFAREGAQIFLAGRTRARLDAVAGGIRAAGGTAETATVDVLDEVATARHADTVVERTGRIDVTFNGFGADNGEQGVPLLELSADAYCRPVTEYVRAQFVTAAATAPHLTRQGSGTILALSNPMAGQPTALTGAFGQAGAAVESLARQLAAELGPHGVRVACLRPTGMPDTVDQGSHTREVWSRAAARLGTSLERLLAEVGSGSPLGRQLTAADVAEAAAFLASDRAGGLTGTVVNVSGGAVAD; the protein is encoded by the coding sequence ATGCTGCTGGAGAACAGGACCGCGATCGTCTATGGGGGCGGCGGCGCCGTCGGTGGGGCGGTCGCTCGTGCATTCGCCCGTGAAGGGGCACAGATCTTTCTGGCCGGGCGCACTCGGGCCAGGCTGGACGCCGTCGCCGGCGGGATCCGGGCCGCGGGCGGTACCGCCGAGACCGCGACGGTGGACGTGCTGGACGAAGTCGCCACCGCCCGGCACGCCGACACCGTCGTGGAACGGACCGGCCGCATCGACGTCACGTTCAACGGTTTCGGCGCCGACAACGGTGAGCAGGGCGTGCCCCTGTTGGAGCTGTCCGCCGACGCCTACTGCCGGCCGGTCACGGAGTACGTCCGGGCACAATTCGTCACCGCAGCAGCGACCGCACCGCACCTGACCAGGCAGGGCTCCGGCACGATACTGGCGCTGTCGAACCCGATGGCCGGCCAACCCACGGCACTGACCGGGGCGTTCGGCCAGGCCGGCGCCGCGGTCGAGAGCCTCGCCCGGCAACTGGCCGCCGAGCTGGGACCGCATGGCGTCCGGGTCGCGTGCCTGCGCCCGACCGGCATGCCGGACACCGTGGACCAGGGCTCGCACACCCGCGAGGTCTGGTCCCGGGCCGCCGCCCGCCTGGGGACATCGCTGGAGCGACTTCTGGCCGAGGTCGGCTCCGGCAGCCCGCTGGGCCGGCAGCTCACCGCCGCCGACGTCGCCGAGGCCGCCGCGTTCCTCGCCTCGGATCGCGCCGGAGGCCTCACAGGCACCGTCGTCAACGTCTCCGGCGGCGCCGTGGCGGACTGA
- a CDS encoding RNA polymerase subunit sigma-70, which yields MHDDEAAFAELVTRHRPEIQLHCYRMLGSFHEAEDLAQETFLRAWRYRADYRGPGTYRAWLYSIATRACLDVLKRHRRRQVRTSLPDPSPEATTSYLAPTPPVAVPWLQPYPDHLLDEVVDRNAESGASPASTVVARETVELAFLAAVQHLPARQRAVLILRDVLDWSARETASALGTSVPAVNSALQRARPAVRQHLPSRRLDWTAPANSSAGDRELVRRYIDAIERSDATALAELLVADARSSHQAGAGGHTGTEPAWYQGRGTLVAAWAPVMEGPAGGPSLRMLPVRANRQPAVATYLRLPCQPDYMPFALAVLSLANDRIAEVMAFRPEVFDAFGLPPRLGNDES from the coding sequence ATGCACGACGACGAGGCGGCTTTCGCGGAGCTCGTCACACGGCACCGGCCGGAGATCCAGCTGCACTGCTACCGGATGCTGGGCTCGTTCCACGAGGCGGAGGACCTGGCGCAGGAGACCTTTCTGCGGGCGTGGCGGTACCGCGCCGACTACCGCGGACCGGGCACCTACCGGGCATGGCTCTACAGCATCGCTACTCGTGCCTGCCTGGACGTGCTGAAACGGCACCGCCGGCGCCAGGTTCGGACGTCGCTTCCGGACCCGTCTCCGGAGGCGACGACGTCGTACCTCGCACCAACGCCGCCAGTCGCCGTGCCGTGGCTGCAGCCGTATCCGGACCACCTGCTCGACGAGGTCGTCGACCGGAACGCCGAGTCCGGGGCCTCGCCGGCGTCCACCGTCGTCGCCCGGGAGACGGTAGAGCTGGCCTTCCTCGCCGCCGTGCAGCACCTGCCGGCCAGGCAACGCGCGGTGCTGATCCTGCGTGACGTCCTCGACTGGTCCGCCCGGGAGACCGCGTCCGCACTCGGCACCAGCGTTCCCGCCGTCAACAGCGCGTTGCAGCGCGCGCGGCCGGCGGTGCGACAGCACCTGCCGTCTCGCCGGCTGGACTGGACAGCGCCTGCGAACTCGTCAGCCGGCGACCGCGAACTCGTGCGCCGGTACATCGACGCGATCGAGCGCTCCGACGCCACCGCCCTCGCCGAGCTGCTGGTGGCCGACGCGCGATCCAGTCATCAGGCCGGCGCCGGTGGCCATACAGGTACCGAGCCTGCCTGGTACCAGGGCCGGGGCACGCTCGTAGCCGCCTGGGCGCCTGTTATGGAAGGGCCGGCCGGCGGGCCCAGTCTGCGGATGCTGCCGGTGCGGGCCAACCGGCAGCCGGCAGTGGCGACCTACCTACGGCTGCCCTGTCAGCCCGACTACATGCCATTCGCGCTGGCAGTGCTGAGCCTGGCCAACGACCGGATCGCTGAGGTGATGGCGTTCCGGCCCGAGGTGTTCGACGCGTTCGGACTGCCGCCGCGGCTCGGCAACGATGAGTCCTGA
- a CDS encoding LLM class flavin-dependent oxidoreductase, producing the protein MTTNDRRFGVLVLPDADAPALLDRFRRAEDLGLDQLFLPDHIGNIFATEPAWLDGWTMTAAAAMATSRIRVGTLVSNPILRPPALLAKEAMTIDRLSGGRLELGIGGGIMESDHHATGTAPWPVQERVARFAEYVAVLDGVLRGDGTPYTFDGEWYSVRDLPTAPGPLQRPGPPIVVGGQAPTMLRVAAERADAWNTNGRPDASVEENVELAAAHNRRLDELCEQAGRDPRTLRRSVLLWAGTDPVTGPATLEELVERYTLAGIDEFVLCWPDDQADVGRFEHLAGTIVPKLR; encoded by the coding sequence ATGACGACGAACGACCGCCGATTCGGCGTGCTGGTCCTGCCCGACGCCGACGCACCCGCACTGCTCGACCGCTTCCGCCGGGCCGAGGACCTCGGCCTGGACCAGCTCTTCCTCCCCGACCACATCGGCAACATCTTCGCCACCGAACCGGCCTGGCTGGACGGCTGGACCATGACCGCCGCGGCCGCCATGGCGACGTCGCGGATCCGCGTCGGCACCCTGGTCAGCAACCCGATCCTGCGGCCTCCGGCGCTGCTGGCCAAGGAAGCCATGACGATCGACCGGCTGTCCGGCGGCCGCCTGGAGCTCGGCATCGGCGGCGGGATCATGGAGTCCGACCACCACGCCACCGGAACCGCGCCGTGGCCGGTGCAGGAACGGGTGGCCCGGTTCGCCGAGTACGTCGCGGTGCTGGACGGCGTCCTCCGCGGCGACGGCACGCCGTACACGTTCGACGGCGAGTGGTACTCCGTGCGCGACCTGCCGACCGCGCCGGGACCGCTCCAGCGGCCCGGCCCGCCCATCGTCGTCGGCGGACAGGCGCCCACCATGCTGCGAGTCGCCGCCGAGCGAGCCGACGCCTGGAACACCAACGGCCGCCCGGACGCGAGCGTGGAGGAGAACGTCGAGCTCGCCGCCGCACACAACCGGCGCCTGGACGAGCTGTGCGAACAGGCCGGCCGCGACCCCCGCACCCTGCGCCGGTCAGTGCTGCTGTGGGCCGGCACCGACCCCGTCACCGGGCCGGCCACGCTGGAGGAGCTGGTCGAGCGCTACACGCTCGCCGGGATCGACGAGTTCGTGCTCTGCTGGCCCGACGACCAGGCCGACGTCGGCCGGTTCGAGCACCTCGCCGGGACCATCGTGCCGAAGCTGCGCTGA
- a CDS encoding winged helix-turn-helix transcriptional regulator, producing MARNRPYTCGLDAAIDVVGGKWKAVLVWTLEDQGPLRFGELKRSIPGVTEKMLIQQLRELEADGVVHREVFHQVPPKVEYSLTDFGRALEVALRPLGDWGHENMTRIEQARTG from the coding sequence ATGGCCCGGAACCGGCCCTACACCTGCGGTCTCGACGCCGCCATCGACGTGGTCGGCGGCAAGTGGAAGGCGGTGCTGGTCTGGACCCTCGAGGACCAGGGCCCGTTGCGCTTCGGCGAACTCAAGCGCAGCATCCCGGGCGTCACCGAGAAGATGCTCATCCAGCAGTTGCGTGAGCTGGAGGCCGACGGCGTCGTGCACCGGGAGGTCTTCCACCAGGTCCCGCCGAAGGTGGAGTACTCGCTCACCGACTTCGGCCGGGCGCTGGAGGTGGCGCTGCGGCCGTTGGGCGACTGGGGGCACGAGAACATGACGCGCATCGAGCAGGCGCGTACCGGCTGA
- a CDS encoding hydantoinase/oxoprolinase family protein — translation MPATSPGIRIGIDTGGTFTDVVAVDQRTGRLVTTKTPSTPGDPAEGFMTGVHKVLGLLGARPDAVAAVSHGTTVATNRLLEGKVDDLGFITTEGYEHVLEIARQSVPDGYGNSYFWVKPPRIVPADRVRTVRGRLAYDGTELRPFDVDDAVAAARFFRDRGITTIGVCFLHSYANPEHELRMREVLAREHPDAVVSVSAEVLREYREYERSVTTLVDAAVKPSISRYVRTIAGRLAGLAAATAPPPFYVMKSNGGVLSADEVVHQPISTVLSGPAAGALGAAVVAQSAGFGSVLTLDGGGTSTDVTVVVDGQPALTTEGSVGAYPSKIPMIDVVTVGAGGGSVAWLSAEGTLKVGPRSAGADPGPLCYGTGGTEPTVTDAHAVLGRIPPHLLGGEIPLDVDAARAGIGDLAAKLGLSPQRAAAGILEISAWNQANALRQVTVSRGLDVRDFHLVAFGGSGPLLACRLADVLGLSGVLVPPDPGNLSAYGLLTVDVRNDYVRTTVARHLELDLDAVAATFDALTAEADAALAREGFAPGERRFVRTADLRYFGQAYEVRVEVPPGPSTAELAGVVVAAFHAEHRRLYGYDFAHDPRQEVEWVNLRVTGIGPIERPPVARVAAGTGAAPRTSRPVFFDDWADTPVYDRSALGAGDVVDGPAVVEEFGSTVPVHPGFRAVVDPFGNLLITREVP, via the coding sequence ATGCCCGCCACGTCACCAGGTATCCGCATCGGCATCGACACCGGCGGGACGTTCACCGACGTCGTCGCCGTCGACCAGCGGACCGGCCGGCTGGTCACGACGAAGACCCCGTCCACGCCGGGCGACCCGGCCGAGGGCTTCATGACCGGCGTGCACAAGGTGCTCGGCCTTCTCGGCGCCCGTCCGGACGCCGTCGCCGCCGTCAGCCACGGCACCACGGTCGCCACCAACCGGCTACTGGAGGGGAAGGTCGACGACCTCGGCTTCATCACCACCGAGGGATACGAACACGTCCTCGAGATCGCCCGCCAGTCGGTCCCGGACGGCTACGGCAACAGCTACTTCTGGGTGAAGCCGCCGCGCATCGTTCCGGCCGACCGGGTCCGCACGGTCCGCGGCCGGCTGGCGTACGACGGGACCGAGCTGCGGCCGTTCGACGTTGACGACGCCGTCGCCGCGGCCCGGTTCTTCCGCGACCGCGGCATCACCACCATCGGCGTCTGCTTCCTGCACTCCTATGCCAACCCCGAACACGAGCTGCGGATGCGCGAGGTGCTGGCGCGTGAGCATCCAGACGCCGTCGTGTCGGTCTCGGCGGAGGTCCTGCGCGAGTACCGCGAGTACGAGCGCAGCGTCACCACCCTGGTCGACGCGGCGGTGAAGCCGAGCATCAGCCGATATGTACGCACCATCGCCGGCCGGCTGGCCGGTCTCGCGGCCGCGACGGCCCCGCCGCCGTTCTACGTCATGAAGTCCAACGGCGGCGTGCTGTCGGCCGACGAGGTGGTGCACCAGCCGATCTCGACGGTGCTGTCCGGTCCCGCGGCGGGCGCGCTCGGTGCCGCTGTCGTCGCGCAGTCGGCCGGGTTCGGCAGCGTCCTCACCCTCGACGGCGGCGGCACGTCGACCGACGTCACGGTGGTGGTCGACGGGCAGCCGGCGCTGACGACGGAAGGCAGTGTCGGCGCCTATCCCAGCAAGATCCCGATGATCGACGTCGTCACGGTCGGAGCCGGCGGCGGGTCGGTCGCCTGGCTGTCGGCGGAGGGGACGCTCAAGGTGGGTCCGCGCTCGGCCGGCGCCGACCCCGGGCCGCTGTGCTATGGCACCGGAGGCACCGAGCCGACCGTCACCGACGCCCACGCCGTGCTCGGGCGCATCCCGCCGCACCTGCTCGGTGGCGAGATCCCGCTGGACGTCGACGCAGCCCGGGCCGGCATCGGCGATCTGGCCGCGAAGCTCGGGCTGTCGCCGCAGCGCGCCGCCGCGGGCATTCTGGAGATCTCCGCCTGGAACCAGGCCAACGCGCTGCGGCAGGTGACGGTGAGCCGTGGCCTGGACGTACGCGACTTCCACCTGGTCGCGTTCGGCGGTTCCGGGCCGCTGCTGGCCTGCCGGCTGGCCGACGTGCTGGGTCTGTCCGGGGTGCTCGTGCCGCCCGACCCGGGCAACCTGTCCGCCTACGGCCTGCTGACCGTCGACGTCCGCAACGACTACGTCCGCACCACGGTGGCCAGGCACTTGGAGCTGGACCTCGATGCCGTCGCGGCGACGTTCGACGCGTTGACGGCGGAGGCGGACGCGGCGCTGGCCCGCGAGGGGTTCGCGCCGGGGGAGCGCAGGTTCGTGCGCACCGCCGACCTGCGCTACTTCGGGCAGGCCTACGAGGTGCGGGTCGAGGTGCCGCCCGGGCCGTCCACCGCGGAGCTGGCCGGCGTCGTCGTCGCCGCGTTCCACGCCGAGCACCGGCGGCTCTACGGCTACGATTTCGCCCACGACCCGCGCCAGGAGGTGGAGTGGGTGAACCTGCGGGTCACGGGCATCGGCCCGATCGAGCGGCCGCCGGTCGCACGGGTCGCGGCCGGTACCGGTGCGGCGCCGCGGACGTCCCGTCCGGTGTTCTTCGACGACTGGGCGGACACCCCGGTGTACGACCGGTCCGCGCTGGGCGCCGGCGACGTCGTCGACGGCCCGGCGGTCGTCGAGGAGTTCGGCTCGACCGTCCCGGTCCACCCGGGCTTCCGCGCCGTCGTCGACCCGTTCGGCAACCTGCTGATCACCCGGGAGGTCCCGTGA